In Fundidesulfovibrio putealis DSM 16056, the following proteins share a genomic window:
- the pilO2 gene encoding type 4b pilus protein PilO2 — translation MRRVSLHNRNWAVGLQWNLNNLKLGIPELRRTARKEDPSLDMVAFRQRQYALGASHGDFQAWRGVRALASSIQVASPSFVGLFCLEDAEGQFWWVFAMSQSIVVGMGDQVFATREDAEASIQSLRGLLDTDFEESVTCETVEESLKWLSPLVPSILFALPSRSGGSLIPLHPVPAQQRNRIVATVTVLLLLAGVYGLKLFLEHQAGKKAVEATRAAMLDKEQRRREILANPEQHFQRPWVAAPDLRETIQTGLKTMLSLPMVASGWVLEGATFDGQAVNASWGHRPGADYTHLPLGARLENPQKAISRVPVPKVSRLQGTPSLLPREYCTKLLYACTQAMGARLKLTFHAQEKMVIEDVEVVCPWFRGQWELNDVPAAIVLDGSLPEAFTKMPGLMLDSMVQEKGSWTFKGAIYAIPR, via the coding sequence ATGCGCCGCGTCTCACTCCATAATAGGAACTGGGCTGTCGGCCTCCAGTGGAATCTGAACAACCTGAAGTTGGGCATACCGGAACTGAGGCGGACTGCCCGGAAAGAAGACCCTTCCCTGGACATGGTTGCTTTCCGGCAGCGTCAATACGCCCTCGGCGCGAGCCATGGCGACTTCCAGGCCTGGCGGGGCGTGCGCGCCTTGGCCTCCTCGATACAGGTTGCATCCCCCTCGTTCGTGGGGCTGTTCTGCCTGGAGGATGCCGAGGGCCAATTCTGGTGGGTGTTCGCCATGTCCCAGTCGATCGTGGTGGGCATGGGCGACCAGGTCTTCGCGACACGCGAAGACGCCGAAGCTTCGATTCAATCCCTGCGCGGCCTGCTGGATACGGATTTCGAGGAATCCGTGACCTGTGAAACTGTCGAGGAAAGTCTCAAATGGCTTTCCCCCCTCGTACCATCAATTCTGTTCGCGCTGCCGAGCAGGAGCGGGGGTTCCCTGATCCCCCTGCACCCTGTTCCGGCTCAACAGCGCAACCGGATTGTCGCGACCGTCACTGTCCTTCTGCTGCTGGCCGGAGTCTATGGCCTGAAGCTTTTCCTGGAGCACCAGGCCGGAAAGAAGGCCGTGGAAGCCACCCGTGCGGCCATGCTCGACAAGGAACAGCGCCGTCGGGAAATCCTGGCCAACCCCGAGCAGCACTTTCAGCGGCCTTGGGTTGCCGCACCTGACTTGAGGGAAACCATCCAGACAGGACTCAAGACCATGCTGTCCTTGCCCATGGTGGCCAGCGGCTGGGTCCTGGAAGGAGCGACCTTTGACGGCCAGGCCGTCAACGCGTCCTGGGGGCATCGCCCTGGGGCGGATTATACCCATCTGCCCCTTGGAGCGCGCCTTGAGAACCCGCAAAAGGCCATCTCCCGCGTTCCGGTCCCCAAAGTTTCCCGCCTCCAAGGAACGCCCTCCCTGCTCCCGCGCGAGTACTGCACGAAGCTTCTCTACGCTTGCACCCAGGCGATGGGAGCCCGCCTCAAGCTGACGTTCCATGCACAGGAGAAGATGGTCATCGAGGACGTGGAAGTGGTGTGTCCCTGGTTTCGCGGCCAATGGGAACTCAACGACGTGCCAGCAGCAATTGTTCTGGATGGGTCTTTGCCCGAGGCGTTCACCAAAATGCCAGGGCTCATGTTGGACAGCATGGTCCAGGAGAAAGGCTCCTGGACGTTCAAAGGGGCTATCTATGCGATTCCTCGATAA
- a CDS encoding pilus assembly protein, whose protein sequence is MSRCILLLLILVLAAGGCAKKSTQVDSVEQQGEKFREQSRARTVDVTPEPYLGAKAMPLRASANPILNKHVTLRRTGSLPAIAASISELVSLPVQVASDPDEPGKKSVPTASSSDQGHSAPSAPAAPGSSPGVNMELEALLAVPGGSAGGSGGTKSDGRQLTISYEGTLRGLLDQVAMISGYGWDYDSNSGNILFARMMVKTFTLLGAPGKVTYENKLTNKSKESAASSIGGSRVNQTVSTADTSSQTAQSTGTSLSFDIWADTEKEVKALISPKGAVVSNQAAGTITVRDTPDSLRRVASYIEELNSRISRQVALTVQVWALNISDNTDVGFNLQALFEDKDISVVAGNLANIGSVNTAAATIVSGKLKGSGAMLKALRQWGKASQVTSAGGLVMSNQPVPVMAIERRAYLASAGTSTTNFNQTTELTPGEVTTGFSMTVIPHILDQRRVILQYNINLSALEEMSEIKTSDITIQLPQTSTRAFSQRSTMKMGQTLVLCGFEKESRDSNTSIGIPTTARKAQYGRTLLVITIQVESAEV, encoded by the coding sequence ATGTCGAGATGTATTTTGTTGTTGCTCATTCTGGTTCTCGCAGCCGGTGGATGCGCCAAGAAGAGCACTCAGGTGGATTCCGTAGAGCAACAGGGCGAGAAGTTCCGCGAACAAAGCCGGGCTCGCACCGTGGATGTGACGCCGGAACCGTACCTGGGGGCGAAGGCCATGCCGCTCCGTGCCAGCGCCAACCCTATCCTGAACAAGCATGTGACGCTTCGGCGCACGGGATCACTGCCCGCGATTGCGGCCTCAATCAGCGAACTTGTATCGCTGCCGGTCCAGGTTGCTTCCGACCCGGACGAACCGGGGAAAAAGAGCGTTCCTACAGCATCAAGTTCGGACCAGGGACATTCAGCGCCTTCCGCTCCTGCCGCCCCCGGTTCGTCCCCTGGCGTCAACATGGAACTGGAAGCCCTCCTGGCTGTTCCAGGGGGTTCCGCAGGTGGTTCGGGAGGCACGAAAAGCGATGGCAGGCAGCTGACGATCTCATACGAAGGAACCTTGCGGGGTCTGCTCGATCAGGTGGCCATGATCTCCGGTTACGGCTGGGATTACGACTCCAACAGCGGAAACATTCTTTTCGCGCGGATGATGGTCAAGACGTTCACCCTGCTGGGCGCTCCCGGAAAGGTCACGTACGAAAACAAGTTGACGAACAAATCCAAGGAATCCGCCGCGTCCAGCATCGGCGGATCACGGGTGAACCAGACGGTCTCTACGGCGGACACCTCTTCGCAGACAGCTCAATCCACCGGAACCAGCCTGTCCTTCGACATCTGGGCGGACACGGAAAAGGAAGTGAAGGCGCTGATCTCTCCCAAGGGCGCTGTGGTCAGCAACCAGGCTGCGGGTACGATCACCGTTCGAGATACGCCTGACTCTCTGCGGCGCGTGGCTTCCTACATTGAAGAGTTGAACAGCCGCATCTCCCGCCAGGTGGCCCTTACGGTCCAGGTCTGGGCTTTGAACATCTCCGACAACACGGATGTCGGCTTCAACCTCCAGGCTCTTTTCGAGGACAAGGACATCTCCGTGGTGGCAGGCAACCTGGCCAACATCGGGAGCGTCAACACGGCTGCGGCCACCATCGTCTCCGGCAAGCTCAAGGGCTCGGGGGCCATGCTTAAGGCACTACGCCAATGGGGAAAGGCGTCTCAGGTCACGTCGGCAGGCGGGCTCGTGATGAGCAATCAGCCGGTGCCGGTCATGGCGATCGAGCGTCGCGCCTATCTGGCCAGCGCGGGAACCTCCACGACCAATTTCAACCAGACAACGGAACTGACTCCCGGCGAGGTCACTACCGGTTTCAGCATGACCGTGATCCCGCACATCCTGGATCAACGCCGGGTGATCCTTCAGTACAATATCAATCTCTCAGCTCTCGAAGAGATGAGCGAGATCAAGACCTCGGACATCACGATTCAATTGCCGCAGACTTCAACGCGCGCCTTCTCCCAACGTTCCACGATGAAGATGGGGCAGACGTTGGTGCTGTGCGGATTCGAGAAGGAGTCGCGTGATTCAAACACGTCCATCGGCATACCGACCACCGCGAGGAAGGCCCAGTACGGCAGAACGCTGCTGGTGATCACCATCCAGGTGGAATCAGCCGAGGTTTAA
- a CDS encoding TcpQ domain-containing protein, producing the protein MRYILLLLLAMQLQGCVMQTRHVDNGGMPTYDGVSDTYPGDAQSLATMAAEELARRYPPGRTTLTLAKTKNTFGQELDTTLRAQGFLISPPDSPAGIRVGYTLDVIRDETSPTCYLQVRTSDGDSFGTVRPLTMGSLSPRIDAPSVKSSTSFPLESLPLLDEPTVPTPSQVQVHPDRLMKGSGPGAKPGSEPPTVPAHDAGVPVRSKSTAARIAKRNKVPVAEFCRLNNVKPDTVLEAGRMVSLRGPASPATAQAVPPASSGDRPSKPLASTRPAPAPTPVALPTPVLAPTPVAKPTEASPAAAKPVDPTPVSAGNPVPASAPAVPVAPASPVQEALAELAPSQGNSDAAPSAVPAPSWIIEPGSLHSQLDSWAIKAQYQLVWKAKHDFELEARAKFDGDFVGAIKQLFSGLHRGGNPLRVTVYQGNNVVEVAED; encoded by the coding sequence ATGCGATACATACTTCTCCTGCTCCTGGCCATGCAGCTCCAGGGCTGCGTCATGCAGACCCGCCATGTGGATAACGGCGGCATGCCCACATACGACGGGGTGAGCGACACGTACCCAGGAGACGCCCAATCCCTGGCCACCATGGCAGCTGAGGAACTGGCCCGCCGTTATCCTCCGGGGCGCACGACCCTGACCCTGGCCAAAACGAAAAACACCTTCGGCCAGGAACTGGACACTACTCTGCGGGCTCAAGGCTTCCTGATCTCTCCTCCTGACTCTCCGGCTGGGATCAGGGTCGGCTATACCCTGGACGTCATCCGCGATGAAACCTCGCCCACTTGTTACCTCCAGGTCAGGACTTCCGACGGTGATTCCTTCGGCACGGTTCGTCCCCTGACCATGGGAAGCCTGTCGCCCAGAATCGATGCTCCCTCCGTGAAGTCTTCAACATCTTTCCCTTTGGAGTCCCTCCCCCTGCTGGATGAGCCGACGGTTCCCACGCCTTCCCAGGTTCAGGTCCATCCAGACAGGTTGATGAAAGGTTCTGGGCCTGGTGCAAAGCCAGGCTCAGAACCTCCCACTGTCCCGGCGCATGATGCCGGGGTGCCGGTTCGCAGCAAGAGCACGGCGGCGCGGATCGCAAAGCGCAACAAGGTGCCGGTGGCGGAGTTCTGCCGCCTGAACAATGTGAAGCCGGATACCGTCCTTGAGGCCGGGCGGATGGTGTCCCTGCGTGGGCCTGCCTCTCCCGCCACGGCACAGGCTGTCCCTCCGGCGTCCTCCGGGGACCGCCCGTCCAAGCCGCTGGCATCCACAAGGCCAGCCCCCGCACCGACCCCAGTTGCTCTTCCGACTCCGGTTCTGGCTCCCACGCCTGTGGCCAAGCCAACCGAAGCAAGCCCTGCCGCCGCGAAACCCGTGGACCCCACGCCGGTTTCAGCGGGGAATCCTGTCCCTGCCTCAGCCCCTGCCGTTCCAGTTGCTCCGGCATCACCTGTCCAGGAGGCCCTTGCGGAACTGGCTCCCTCTCAAGGGAATTCCGATGCAGCCCCCTCGGCAGTTCCAGCTCCGAGCTGGATCATTGAACCTGGCAGCCTCCATTCGCAGCTCGATTCCTGGGCGATCAAGGCTCAATACCAGCTGGTCTGGAAGGCGAAGCATGATTTTGAACTTGAGGCCAGAGCCAAGTTCGACGGGGATTTCGTCGGAGCCATAAAGCAGCTTTTTTCTGGCCTGCATCGCGGAGGAAACCCACTGCGAGTGACTGTGTACCAAGGAAACAATGTTGTTGAAGTTGCGGAGGATTAG
- the trbG gene encoding P-type conjugative transfer protein TrbG, whose product MLKRLFVAVFVTLLLGQPLWAAEQPRADEKGKPAKTMMVPEEYQMDASVSQRTTGKGKSTEQLRQADYLNPDVPLNARERQAVKMAQDWETSGATPIQANGKLMFPYGASSPTVICAPSLISVVELQPGESLNEVVVGDSARWVCEVVKSGNTAHVLIKPMDAGLVTNAIITTDRRAYILKLVSQRTGHTPRVGFLYPEDNAIRLKEKDAKETKDKQWKTVDADGEPKDLSQLNFSYEIKGDAPWKPIQVFDDGRQMFIKLPPSVQSGDAPVLLVRNGGQDTMANFRLKNMAMIVDGVFQEAFLISGVGSKQQRITIRKK is encoded by the coding sequence ATGTTGAAACGATTGTTCGTGGCGGTGTTCGTGACCCTCCTCCTGGGGCAACCTCTTTGGGCTGCGGAGCAGCCGCGCGCTGACGAGAAAGGAAAGCCCGCAAAAACCATGATGGTTCCCGAGGAGTACCAGATGGATGCCTCGGTCAGCCAGCGGACGACAGGCAAGGGAAAATCCACCGAGCAACTCCGCCAGGCGGACTATCTCAACCCCGACGTGCCACTGAACGCAAGGGAACGCCAAGCCGTGAAAATGGCCCAAGACTGGGAAACTTCTGGAGCTACGCCCATCCAGGCCAACGGCAAGCTCATGTTCCCATATGGAGCCTCTTCCCCGACGGTCATCTGCGCTCCAAGCCTCATTTCCGTGGTTGAGCTCCAACCGGGCGAATCGTTGAATGAAGTTGTGGTCGGCGACTCGGCGCGCTGGGTTTGCGAGGTGGTCAAGTCGGGAAACACCGCCCATGTCCTGATCAAACCCATGGATGCCGGTCTTGTCACCAACGCGATCATCACCACGGACCGCCGGGCCTACATCCTGAAGCTGGTCAGCCAACGCACCGGCCACACGCCCCGTGTCGGCTTTCTCTACCCCGAAGACAACGCCATCCGGCTTAAAGAGAAGGACGCCAAGGAGACCAAGGATAAGCAGTGGAAGACAGTGGATGCGGATGGTGAGCCAAAGGATCTGAGCCAACTGAACTTCAGTTATGAAATCAAGGGGGATGCTCCCTGGAAGCCAATCCAGGTCTTCGACGACGGTCGTCAGATGTTCATCAAGCTCCCACCTTCGGTCCAATCCGGTGATGCCCCTGTTCTTCTCGTGCGCAACGGTGGCCAGGATACGATGGCGAACTTCCGGCTGAAGAACATGGCCATGATCGTGGATGGCGTGTTCCAGGAGGCGTTTCTCATCTCGGGCGTCGGCAGCAAGCAGCAACGCATTACCATCCGCAAGAAGTGA
- a CDS encoding type IV secretion system protein — protein MLLKSKSKPDAGELSASAEKFSYVRGREEWLERYGSYIQRARQWRMAAFIALGITGISVMGNVVQATQSKVVPYVVEVDQLGRVAAVERASVASPTPTRVVQAELATFVTQWRSVTADLDLQKRFIERLSYFAIGAAKGQMRQWYETNNPYERAKDKLVQVNIKSLPAQVSADSWRVEWTEVTRNHSGVQVASEGYQATLTIQIQPPTTDAQILRNPGGVYVTGLSSSSVMEPASTPKK, from the coding sequence ATGCTGTTGAAATCAAAGTCGAAACCAGATGCCGGTGAGCTGTCAGCCTCAGCGGAGAAGTTCTCCTATGTGCGTGGCCGTGAGGAATGGCTAGAGCGCTATGGCAGTTACATCCAGCGCGCCAGGCAGTGGCGCATGGCGGCTTTCATTGCCCTTGGGATCACCGGCATCTCGGTCATGGGCAACGTGGTCCAGGCCACTCAATCCAAAGTTGTGCCCTATGTCGTTGAGGTGGATCAGCTCGGTCGGGTCGCTGCCGTCGAGCGGGCCTCCGTGGCTTCGCCGACGCCAACAAGAGTCGTCCAGGCGGAGCTGGCCACCTTCGTCACGCAGTGGCGCTCCGTGACTGCCGACCTGGACCTCCAGAAGAGGTTCATCGAGCGACTGTCGTATTTCGCCATCGGCGCTGCCAAGGGACAGATGCGCCAGTGGTACGAAACCAACAACCCTTATGAGCGGGCCAAAGACAAACTCGTCCAGGTCAACATCAAGAGCCTGCCCGCGCAGGTCAGCGCAGACTCCTGGCGGGTTGAGTGGACCGAAGTCACGCGAAACCACTCTGGCGTCCAGGTCGCCAGTGAGGGCTACCAAGCGACCCTGACGATCCAAATCCAGCCTCCCACCACGGACGCGCAAATTCTTCGGAACCCTGGGGGCGTTTACGTGACGGGCTTGTCCAGTTCCAGCGTGATGGAACCCGCATCAACTCCCAAAAAGTAG